The genome window CCTGAAAATGGTCTTCTCTTCCGTTGTATCTTTTTACCAATTGCCCTCTTACATTGTAAATGGAGAGTTGATAATCTTCAAATCGTTCATAATCCGAAGAAATAAAAACTATCTCCGTATGTTTCTTGAATGGATTCGGTTGGTTCTGGAATAAATATAATTTGTTTATAAAAGATGTATCCGGATTATTTATCCCATACCCCT of Candidatus Cloacimonadota bacterium contains these proteins:
- a CDS encoding T9SS type A sorting domain-containing protein, which gives rise to GYGINNPDTSFINKLYLFQNQPNPFKKHTEIVFISSDYERFEDYQLSIYNVRGQLVKRYNGREDHFQVNTKIIWDGKDSYGNEVSAGTYFYKLEYGKNAVVRKMVKISE